The Methanobrevibacter sp. genome window below encodes:
- the fdhD gene encoding formate dehydrogenase accessory sulfurtransferase FdhD, with the protein MDFLRQSDVIQWKDGEYKTIKENTVDDEYTYLFIDYLPPRKFSTYPKDLEDFAVGYCLGEGLIKDYEDIESIKLDGTNLLISTKLSHDPEEDLEQDGIVQERKGNCEHACVCRLLEYQGVNSDNAGGIRSELKTIEPNTSDLTIDATQIIKDIKHLTDEAKIWQKTAGVHVAQLKFEDKIIIREDVSRHVAVDKVIGAAAREGYDFSKCYISYSGRMPADMLIKVIRVGVPIIISNAAPASSGLDVAQMGNITMVGFVRDNRFTVYTAPERVNLDK; encoded by the coding sequence ATGGATTTTTTAAGACAAAGTGATGTAATTCAATGGAAAGACGGAGAGTATAAAACAATCAAAGAAAACACTGTTGATGATGAATACACTTATTTATTTATAGATTATCTGCCTCCAAGGAAATTTTCAACATATCCTAAAGATTTGGAGGATTTTGCTGTCGGATATTGTCTTGGTGAAGGATTAATAAAAGACTATGAAGACATTGAATCAATCAAACTGGATGGAACAAACCTGCTTATTTCAACAAAGCTATCACATGACCCTGAAGAGGACCTTGAACAGGATGGCATTGTGCAGGAAAGAAAAGGAAACTGTGAACACGCATGTGTCTGCAGACTGTTGGAATATCAGGGAGTAAACTCTGATAATGCGGGAGGAATCAGATCTGAACTTAAAACCATAGAACCAAACACTTCTGATTTGACAATAGATGCAACTCAAATCATTAAAGATATCAAACATTTAACTGATGAGGCTAAAATCTGGCAAAAAACAGCAGGTGTGCATGTTGCCCAGTTAAAATTTGAGGATAAAATCATAATCCGTGAAGACGTTAGCCGTCACGTTGCAGTTGATAAGGTGATAGGTGCCGCTGCAAGGGAGGGGTATGATTTTTCAAAATGCTACATTTCATACAGTGGAAGAATGCCTGCAGATATGCTGATAAAGGTGATTCGTGTTGGAGTTCCAATTATTATCTCAAATGCTGCTCCGGCTTCATCAGGTCTTGATGTGGCTCAAATGGGTAACATTACAATGGTCGGTTTTGTAAGGGATAACAGATTTACAGTATATACTGCACCGGAAAGAGTCAATTTGGATAAATAA
- a CDS encoding HisA/HisF-related TIM barrel protein, giving the protein MKRIFDNTKFGNLEVSSRIIRNGLWESQNDSSKNLTRDIFDRYETLARNNVGVITTELISMYSHDRFSDFTHYINSPLFIKDFKEVTDIVHEYNVPILAQIGFVNCNVNGKQMMEVNDLTIEDIRTIQADYVMAAKKIMFAGFDGVELCVGNNFFLSRVMDPFENTRTDDYGGSTYNRVRMVLEIIKLIKKTTNLHVHCKVNLYQDENDSLEICRVLAKNGADSLQITKFLSPQYFRKGQSNQDMLVGFAGSVASSVDVPVVLGGGLSDMESIEKLLNSTDIDFISMQRPFVKNPGFLTEWKENNYGKSQCKTCNNCYWKKESVCLID; this is encoded by the coding sequence ATGAAAAGAATATTTGATAATACAAAATTTGGTAATCTTGAGGTTTCCAGTCGTATAATTAGAAATGGTTTGTGGGAATCTCAAAACGATTCTAGTAAAAATTTGACTCGGGATATTTTTGACAGGTATGAGACACTTGCTAGAAATAATGTGGGCGTTATTACTACTGAGTTAATTTCAATGTATTCTCATGACAGATTCAGTGATTTTACACATTATATTAATTCTCCATTATTTATCAAGGATTTTAAGGAGGTAACTGATATTGTTCATGAGTATAATGTTCCTATTTTAGCGCAAATCGGTTTTGTTAACTGTAATGTCAATGGTAAACAGATGATGGAAGTTAATGATTTGACTATTGAGGATATTCGCACTATTCAGGCGGATTATGTTATGGCTGCTAAAAAAATAATGTTTGCAGGTTTTGATGGTGTTGAATTGTGTGTTGGTAATAATTTTTTCTTGTCTCGTGTAATGGATCCGTTTGAAAACACAAGAACTGATGATTATGGTGGAAGCACTTATAATCGTGTTAGGATGGTTTTAGAAATCATAAAATTGATTAAAAAAACTACAAACTTGCATGTGCACTGTAAAGTTAATTTGTATCAGGATGAAAATGATTCTTTAGAAATTTGCAGGGTTTTAGCAAAAAATGGTGCGGACAGTTTACAAATTACTAAGTTTCTATCTCCGCAATATTTCAGAAAAGGTCAGTCCAATCAGGATATGCTGGTTGGTTTTGCCGGTAGCGTTGCAAGCAGTGTAGATGTTCCTGTTGTTTTGGGAGGGGGTTTATCTGATATGGAAAGTATTGAAAAATTACTCAACTCCACCGATATTGATTTTATTTCCATGCAAAGGCCATTTGTTAAAAACCCTGGTTTTTTAACAGAATGGAAAGAAAATAATTATGGTAAATCTCAATGTAAGACTTGTAATAATTGTTACTGGAAAAAGGAAAGCGTTTGTCTGATTGATTAA